One region of Aminobacterium colombiense DSM 12261 genomic DNA includes:
- the thiT gene encoding energy-coupled thiamine transporter ThiT produces the protein MRNKTRVLVEGALAVAMTVAFSYIRLWRMPQGGSVTLENVPLLIFALRHGLKYGVGAGFVAGIIQLTLGGYVVHPVQALLDYPLAFAALGLAAFVRKPLWGGLTLGTISRLFCHVLSGVIFFGSYAPEGTNVWLYSIIYNGSYMVPNLILGIFVTYLVWGRLSRIGQ, from the coding sequence ATGCGCAACAAAACCCGAGTTCTTGTTGAAGGTGCCCTAGCGGTAGCCATGACTGTTGCTTTTTCCTATATAAGGCTCTGGCGAATGCCCCAGGGGGGGTCTGTTACCCTGGAAAATGTGCCGTTGCTTATTTTCGCCCTTCGACATGGACTTAAATATGGTGTTGGTGCCGGATTTGTGGCTGGGATTATACAACTTACACTGGGCGGATACGTAGTGCATCCCGTACAGGCACTTCTTGATTACCCCCTCGCCTTTGCCGCTCTAGGCCTTGCCGCATTCGTTCGAAAACCTCTTTGGGGAGGCCTTACCCTCGGAACCATCTCTCGCCTCTTCTGTCACGTACTTTCAGGAGTCATATTTTTTGGAAGTTACGCTCCTGAAGGAACAAACGTCTGGCTCTACTCCATCATATACAACGGAAGCTACATGGTGCCCAACCTGATTCTGGGCATTTTTGTTACTTACCTGGTCTGGGGAAGACTGAGTCGTATCGGGCAATGA
- a CDS encoding alpha/beta hydrolase translates to MEKEVFTLKGAYGDEKVFVSRLSPKDSVGKVIVLFHGVHGCASVHEGNKYAVLARMLLPLGLTVYLTETSRLRRDRDSFKEDRDRWARTAFQGKTYGMDLYDVCVALSEIEKRHPTEEIYLWGFSLGGIHSLMIAGGGYQTKLREGGFPQPVFSVSPSGIIVSGSGDSIDKDDVSTTLRLPILDTIGDNALLYKSVRSIKTGWFVSFYGENDNTFSEEACRRLFDAADIPEKQFIIIPGADHAFRRLYGLPSIEPLKRMVSYLGPFFDNRN, encoded by the coding sequence ATGGAAAAAGAGGTTTTTACACTTAAAGGCGCCTATGGCGATGAAAAGGTTTTTGTCAGTCGCCTTTCCCCTAAGGACAGTGTGGGTAAGGTGATCGTCCTCTTCCATGGAGTTCATGGATGCGCCTCTGTCCATGAGGGGAATAAATATGCAGTCCTTGCGAGGATGTTGCTTCCCTTAGGCCTTACGGTCTATTTAACTGAAACAAGTCGTTTGCGGCGGGATCGCGATTCTTTCAAAGAGGACAGGGATCGCTGGGCTCGGACAGCTTTTCAGGGGAAAACCTATGGGATGGATCTATATGACGTATGTGTTGCCTTGAGTGAGATTGAAAAGCGCCATCCAACTGAAGAGATTTATTTATGGGGTTTTTCCCTGGGCGGTATTCATTCTCTTATGATCGCCGGTGGCGGCTATCAGACAAAGCTTCGGGAAGGCGGCTTCCCCCAGCCTGTTTTCTCCGTATCCCCTTCTGGGATCATTGTTTCAGGGAGCGGGGACAGTATTGATAAAGATGATGTTTCAACTACATTGAGACTACCCATCCTCGATACCATAGGAGATAACGCTCTTCTTTACAAATCTGTACGTTCCATAAAAACAGGATGGTTTGTAAGTTTTTATGGTGAAAATGACAACACTTTCAGCGAAGAGGCATGCCGTCGTCTTTTTGACGCGGCGGATATTCCTGAGAAGCAATTTATTATTATTCCAGGGGCGGATCATGCATTCAGAAGATTATATGGATTACCCTCTATAGAACCACTGAAGAGAATGGTCTCTTATTTAGGGCCATTTTTTGACAATAGAAATTAA
- a CDS encoding prepilin peptidase — MKKILLIPLCILFFILGALIEKFARNLTRDLCLSETSRFRSFFSRPWIPGAFFVVSGLLLFYVWGVSFSFFMAFLLTVGLFFSALTDLYSGYIFDAVPAVMGVGSFIFRWAAGTSPLLDGIMGALAGIVIMAFVRWISRGGMGIGDIKLIGGMGLGLGLPLTLYGLYIGILVGGIVAGWLLLTCRVHRKQPIPFGPFIALGGIIALATAPFLGTYFNIVLVWPWGC, encoded by the coding sequence ATGAAAAAAATACTATTGATACCTCTTTGTATCTTATTCTTTATTTTAGGGGCTCTCATTGAAAAATTCGCAAGGAACTTGACCCGGGATCTTTGTCTTTCTGAAACTTCGCGGTTTCGAAGTTTCTTCTCTCGGCCGTGGATTCCCGGAGCGTTCTTCGTGGTCTCAGGTCTTTTGCTCTTTTATGTATGGGGGGTTTCCTTTTCTTTCTTTATGGCCTTTTTACTTACAGTGGGACTGTTTTTTTCAGCTCTCACCGACTTATACAGCGGTTATATTTTCGATGCCGTTCCCGCTGTAATGGGTGTAGGCAGCTTTATTTTCCGATGGGCAGCTGGAACATCCCCTCTTCTTGATGGGATAATGGGAGCTCTCGCGGGCATTGTCATTATGGCTTTTGTTCGCTGGATCAGTAGGGGCGGTATGGGGATAGGCGATATCAAACTGATAGGCGGCATGGGATTGGGTCTGGGACTCCCCCTTACGCTCTATGGACTCTATATTGGGATACTTGTTGGCGGCATAGTCGCTGGCTGGCTTCTTCTTACTTGTCGTGTCCATAGAAAACAACCTATACCCTTTGGTCCATTTATTGCCCTTGGAGGGATCATAGCTCTTGCCACTGCACCCTTTTTAGGAACCTATTTTAATATAGTCCTTGTCTGGCCATGGGGGTGTTAA